In Chlamydia gallinacea 08-1274/3, the sequence TTGCATGTCTATTAAGTCACCTTAATAGCTCCTACTCCTTAAGTAGGAATTTTCAGCCTGTCTATAAAACTAAATTTTATAGCGGAGTGTTTTCTGTTGCACTTTCCGTAGTCTTACGACTCCTGGACTTTCTCCAGTATCTTTTCTTATGAAGTCCAGACTTTCCTCTATCCATTGACTTCCTAATAGAATTATTAGGAAATATAAATAGCGGTTGCCTTTCTCTTCCGATGAACTTATTTTAAACAGCAGAGCGACGTCGTCGACGTTTTACTACTGAGGAGTCATCAGAAACAAGAGTTTCTGGTTCTCGCCAATATAAAACTCGAGAACAATGTTCACAAAAAATTAAACGGTCTTTTTTACGCACTAAATTTTCATGTTGGGGAGTTAATACAATATGACATCCACTACACACACGGTTTTCAATAGGTACGATAACACGATCTTTTTTATTATTCAGTAGGCGCTCGTAAATGAGAAACATTTCGGGATCAGTGACTTCTTTTAGTGCGCTGCGTTGTTTTAATAACGCCTGCCCTTCTTCATTGATTTTTTTTATGCTTTCACAAATTTCTTTTTCAATAGCCAGGCTACTACTTTCTGTGGAAGCAAGACTTTCCTTTAGTGAGACGATGAGATCCTCACTACCAGCTTGTTTATCCATGAGATCACTGAGCTGATGCTCTAAGGCTCGGCGCTCTTTATTCGCTGCTGTCATTTCTTGAGTAAGAGCATTAAACTCATCCATTTTTTTTACAGCAGCTTGTTGGTTTTCTAATTTATTAATTTGCTCGGAAATCTCTTGAATTCGATTTTCACCCTGCTTAATTTGATTTTTCAAATTTTCCATCTCTAATTCTTTTTCACGAACCTTGTGGCGAATATCGGCTTTTAGAGATTGGACTTTAGTTAATTCTTTTTGATGTTCTTTTTTGACTCGTGTCAAGCGAATCATTTTAATATCTAGCTCTTGAATGGCTAAAATATTTTGAAGGGCTTCATGCATGAAAATTATTCCTTGCTTGTGCTTAGTGACTCTTAAAAGCGCGAATGAAAAATCACGAAATTTAAGAACGAATACATCTAAAGAAGAAAATGAGTTTACCTTTTTTTTGGCAAGAAGTAAAGAACGTTTTTTTCTAAGAAAATTCTTTATAATGCAATAGGTTGATGTAAAACCATTTATAGTATTGTCTCCCTCTTTTATCTTCCTATCTGGTAGACGTATTGTCTACTTATATATGGATTGGCTTTCCCATATGTTCATATGTTAGGAGAAGATTTTTTGCGCAAGTTTTGTTATTGAGGCGTGGCTGGAGGAGAAATCTGTGTGGTGTGTATGGAAGAAAAAGGATCCTGTAAGATGATGAGTAATTGGTGTGTTCTTGCGTTTGGATATTTTAGTGCAACAGCTTGAATAGCTTCAATAAGAGCTTGTTTACATAGATCTTGGCAATGTGTTGGCTGTAGTAGGTTCGGATGGGCTGCATTGAGTTCATAGACAGAGGAAAATAGGGGTAGGGTGATTATAGAGAAGTTATGTTCTAGAGCCTTATCGATGCATTTTTCATAGGCAATCAGAGCGCGATCATAATAATAATTCCTCATTTTATCTGGGTGGTATTTACTGAAATCTTTTGTTGTAGGACCTCGAACGTGTCCTAAATGTGTCGGCATGTGTTGTTGTACAGAGGAGGTTAAGCCCGGAGTCGTGTGTAAAGTTATTGGGCAGGAGCGCACTTCAGTGGGTTTAAAGGGTATTATATCTTGAGAATCATCAATATACTGACATTGGTACCATTCAAAAGTTTTGTGACAATCAATGAAAGTAGAGAAAAACGCCCGTGCTTGGTTTGTTTCCGTGGAGATCATTCCCTTACTATCGTTGCTTACAGCATTAAATGCGATTCCTTGAAGAGGCGTGTCGGATTTATGATTTTTGGGAATAGCTAGTAGTGGCAGTTGGAAAGGTACGTTCGGATCTTTCTGGATTATAAGTTTTATTCCAGGATTAGTTTTATTGTGATAATAAGAAACCGCGCATGCAGAAAGTAAATCAAAAGTTAGTCCTATTTTTTGTGAAGGGTGCTCTCGAA encodes:
- the cdsZ gene encoding zinc ribbon domain regulatory protein CdsZ, which translates into the protein MHEALQNILAIQELDIKMIRLTRVKKEHQKELTKVQSLKADIRHKVREKELEMENLKNQIKQGENRIQEISEQINKLENQQAAVKKMDEFNALTQEMTAANKERRALEHQLSDLMDKQAGSEDLIVSLKESLASTESSSLAIEKEICESIKKINEEGQALLKQRSALKEVTDPEMFLIYERLLNNKKDRVIVPIENRVCSGCHIVLTPQHENLVRKKDRLIFCEHCSRVLYWREPETLVSDDSSVVKRRRRRSAV
- a CDS encoding EI24 domain-containing protein; translation: MVKPVSPRQTTSPAQSNTETFSPEELALQKRNRIQITVTCSVLSFLALGIGVTGITLALILGSPVFLSLLIASVLFATVAVIAYKHLTKTPDGNWKESLSLYFREHPSQKIGLTFDLLSACAVSYYHNKTNPGIKLIIQKDPNVPFQLPLLAIPKNHKSDTPLQGIAFNAVSNDSKGMISTETNQARAFFSTFIDCHKTFEWYQCQYIDDSQDIIPFKPTEVRSCPITLHTTPGLTSSVQQHMPTHLGHVRGPTTKDFSKYHPDKMRNYYYDRALIAYEKCIDKALEHNFSIITLPLFSSVYELNAAHPNLLQPTHCQDLCKQALIEAIQAVALKYPNARTHQLLIILQDPFSSIHTTQISPPATPQ